A stretch of Lathyrus oleraceus cultivar Zhongwan6 chromosome 6, CAAS_Psat_ZW6_1.0, whole genome shotgun sequence DNA encodes these proteins:
- the LOC127091025 gene encoding uncharacterized protein LOC127091025 isoform X2 — translation MSSDSALPLPQNPVIVGFGGVGVDLLATVESFPKPDTKNRTTQLKVQGGGNTGNALTCAARLGLKPRIISKVANDAQGRALMEELEAEGVDTSSFVVSKEGTTPFSYIIIDNNTKTRTCIFTEGYPPLVPENLSRTRLLSALNGARLAYFDVRMPATALVIAQEAFRQNISILVDAERPREGLNDLLDLADYVVCSQNFPQASKETSSIPRALVSIILRLPRLKFVIATLGKDGCIMLQKCADEDSQLEEVDIDNSLKSLTMRKDDSIAIPTCIASNVAKFRAEGIGSVCGRLYFGTSEKIPPSELIDTTGAGDAFVGAVLYAICANLLPEKMLPFASHVAAAKCRSLGARSGLPYRTDPYLASFIN, via the exons ATGTCTTCCGACTCTGCTCTTCCTCTACCTCAAAACCCTGTCATT GTTGGGTTTGGTGGAGTTGGCGTTGATCTTTTAGCAACGGTTGAATCGTTTCCAAAACCAGACACCAAGAACAGAACCACTCAACTCAAG GTGCAAGGTGGTGGAAATACAGGAAATGCTTTGACCTGTGCTGCTCGTTTGGGCTTAAAGCCTAGGATCATTTCTAAG GTTGCAAATGATGCTCAAGGTAGGGCTTTGATGGAGGAGCTAGAAGCTGAGGGTGTGGACACTTCTTCTTTTGTG GTCTCAAAGGAAGGGACTACACCGTTTAGCTACATTATTATTGACAACAACAC GAAAACACGCACTTGTATATTCACCGAAGGATATCCTCCATTGGTACCAGAAAATCTTTCGCGAACGAGATTGTTATCTGCGTTGAATGGAGCTAGATTGGCCTATTTTGATGTTAGAATGCCTGCAACTGCTCTTGTCATTGCTCAAGAG GCGTTTCGGCAGAATATATCCATCTTAGTTGATGCTGAAAGGCCAAGGGAAGGATTGAATGACCTCTTGGACTTGGCCGATTATGTTGTATGTTCGCAAAATTTTCCTCAGGCAAGTAA AGAGACATCGTCGATACCAAGAGCACTAGTTTCAATTATTTTAAGGCTTCCGAGACTCAAATTTGTGATTGCAACTTTGGGAAAAGATGGCTGCATAATGCTTCAAAAATGCGCAGATG AAGATTCTCAATTAGAAGAAGTTGATATAGACAACTCTTTGAAATCATTAACAATGAGAAAAGACGATAGCATAGCCATACCAACCTGCATTGCCTCA AATGTTGCAAAATTTAGAGCAGAAGGGATAGGATCGGTATGCGGGAGGTTATACTTTGGAACATCCGAAAAGATTCCACCATCAGAACTTATTGATACAACTGGTGCTGGCGATGCATTTGTTGGAGCTGTTTTATACG CTATCTGTGCCAACTTGTTGCCAGAGAAAATGTTGCCATTTGCTTCTCATGTG GCAGCTGCTAAATGTAGATCTCTTGGAGCTAGGAGTGGTCTTCCATATCGCACTGATCCATATTTGGCATCTTTTATTAATTAG
- the LOC127091025 gene encoding uncharacterized protein LOC127091025 isoform X1 produces the protein MSSDSALPLPQNPVIVGFGGVGVDLLATVESFPKPDTKNRTTQLKVQGGGNTGNALTCAARLGLKPRIISKVANDAQGRALMEELEAEGVDTSSFVVSKEGTTPFSYIIIDNNTKTRTCIFTEGYPPLVPENLSRTRLLSALNGARLAYFDVRMPATALVIAQEAFRQNISILVDAERPREGLNDLLDLADYVVCSQNFPQASKETSSIPRALVSIILRLPRLKFVIATLGKDGCIMLQKCADAEDSQLEEVDIDNSLKSLTMRKDDSIAIPTCIASNVAKFRAEGIGSVCGRLYFGTSEKIPPSELIDTTGAGDAFVGAVLYAICANLLPEKMLPFASHVAAAKCRSLGARSGLPYRTDPYLASFIN, from the exons ATGTCTTCCGACTCTGCTCTTCCTCTACCTCAAAACCCTGTCATT GTTGGGTTTGGTGGAGTTGGCGTTGATCTTTTAGCAACGGTTGAATCGTTTCCAAAACCAGACACCAAGAACAGAACCACTCAACTCAAG GTGCAAGGTGGTGGAAATACAGGAAATGCTTTGACCTGTGCTGCTCGTTTGGGCTTAAAGCCTAGGATCATTTCTAAG GTTGCAAATGATGCTCAAGGTAGGGCTTTGATGGAGGAGCTAGAAGCTGAGGGTGTGGACACTTCTTCTTTTGTG GTCTCAAAGGAAGGGACTACACCGTTTAGCTACATTATTATTGACAACAACAC GAAAACACGCACTTGTATATTCACCGAAGGATATCCTCCATTGGTACCAGAAAATCTTTCGCGAACGAGATTGTTATCTGCGTTGAATGGAGCTAGATTGGCCTATTTTGATGTTAGAATGCCTGCAACTGCTCTTGTCATTGCTCAAGAG GCGTTTCGGCAGAATATATCCATCTTAGTTGATGCTGAAAGGCCAAGGGAAGGATTGAATGACCTCTTGGACTTGGCCGATTATGTTGTATGTTCGCAAAATTTTCCTCAGGCAAGTAA AGAGACATCGTCGATACCAAGAGCACTAGTTTCAATTATTTTAAGGCTTCCGAGACTCAAATTTGTGATTGCAACTTTGGGAAAAGATGGCTGCATAATGCTTCAAAAATGCGCAGATG CAGAAGATTCTCAATTAGAAGAAGTTGATATAGACAACTCTTTGAAATCATTAACAATGAGAAAAGACGATAGCATAGCCATACCAACCTGCATTGCCTCA AATGTTGCAAAATTTAGAGCAGAAGGGATAGGATCGGTATGCGGGAGGTTATACTTTGGAACATCCGAAAAGATTCCACCATCAGAACTTATTGATACAACTGGTGCTGGCGATGCATTTGTTGGAGCTGTTTTATACG CTATCTGTGCCAACTTGTTGCCAGAGAAAATGTTGCCATTTGCTTCTCATGTG GCAGCTGCTAAATGTAGATCTCTTGGAGCTAGGAGTGGTCTTCCATATCGCACTGATCCATATTTGGCATCTTTTATTAATTAG